CACGAACACTTTGACCTTAACTCTGTGCCTGGCTTGGTAACCACCATAGTATCTGATGATCAGTAACAGTCTTCCATGCCACTCCACCATGTTGCAGCTCAGTTCATGGGTGGACCCAAGAGTGGTAGGGAGGAGCTTTTCGATGAAACAATCCTTCATGCGAGAGATGGTGACACCATGCTCATCATCACCGAGCTCAAAGGCGAAGAGGCACGGCGTGAACTTCCAGAGCATGTATAGCTTCCCTTGGTAGAAGGCGATATCGATGTGCCCCGCGAACAGAGCGTGATGGCAAACGCGCCATGACCTCATCCCGGGTCTCCAGAGCGCCAGTTCAGGCCTGGACCAGCGGATCATGAAGGCAACCGCAATCCAGTCGGGTGCCGACTCAGGCGAAGCGGAGAGCGCCACTTTGCGCAGCGAGCAGTCGTAGGTGCCCAGGTGCGGTAGACGGCGCACCTCGTGGGAGAAGGCGTTCACAATGAAGCactcgccgccggcctgccCGGCGCCCACGACCCACGCGTCAGAGGACCCCACGCAGCAGGCGTTGCCGGCGTCCAGCCCCGGTGGCATCCaggcgcgccgcgcggccgACAGCACGCCGCCGGGGGTCAGGCTCGCGAACCTGAACCTGGGGAgcaccagcagcggcagcggcggggccacgccgcggccgcgcgcggcgtcgCGCCACTGGCGGCACACGGCACGCACCCTGGCGCGGTCGGCGAGGCAGGGGAGGAAGCGGAGCACGACGCCCAGGGCGTCCGCGTGGAGGCCCGCCCACGACGACTCCGGCGGGTCCTCGCCGCCCGCGTCAATCCTCGCCCTCTTCTCTTggggcatttcgtcgaacatcTCGCCTGCACGAGACATCCGGCGGTCAGCCGCTGAACCGTGGCAATCTAAAAGCAACGGCCACGGGGTACGCGACACGGGGAGGAGGTACTCACCgacggcggtgccggcgccggaATCCATCGCCGCCGGAGAACCAGCGCCGTGGGCCTCTTTATCTGACGGATCCGAACATCCGAGAAAGCTGAGTCAAATCAGCAGCAGTAAGAATCGAGCaggttaattttttttaaaaaaaatcgatGGGCGACAAAGTAGCTTATGAATTCGGACCTGAGATTGATTGAATCGACGATTGCTTCCTCAGATTGAGATCATCTTGTTATTCTGATTCAAAGGGCGAAACGGTTTTGATTGTGCAAAAATTGCAGATGCTGAAGGCACCGCTTGCTAGAGTACAGTGAAGGGCCCGAGCTGGATGGTACCTTGCCTCCCAAAAAATGGTTTGTTTCCTTTCAAAGAATCaccaaaagaaatgaaaaaaaagactAGGGTCAGGAGATTTAAGGTTTCAAGAACATAGTTACATAGATCTAGGGTTTGGTGGTGGAAATTTACCTCAAATGGTGGATCTAAATCGATGGGTGGTGAGACTAGTCAGATGGTGAGGGGAAGACGATACAGTAGGACGTCTCCTACTGCACTGATGGAGGATCGATGGTGATAAAAATCATTAGAGGCGACATCTTGTAGTGCTTTGTGCCGACGGTGATTGAGGGTAGTAGTGGCGGCACCGAGACTAATAAAAGGGCGGCGGAGGCAAGGCAAGAACTCGACAGTGAGGGACGAGGAAGGAAGTATTCTTGGATGGGGAGGAAGAGTGCCTAGAACGCAGAACCTTTAGGTGGGAGCAATGGAGGCACGATCGATCTCGGACGAGAGAAGAAATGAGGAATGGTGGGCGAGATTAATTAGGTTGGGGGCGAGCGGTGGCGGTGCAGTCGGGGCTCGAAAGGGAGAAGAAACGTGAAAGGGGTAGGTGGGGATTAATTATGTTGGAAGTGAGTGGTGGCGGGTGGgagaaaaaataagaaaagataCGTGTGGATTAATTAGACTAGGTGAACGGTGACGGTATAGTCGGTACAGACATGAGGtggaaaagaaatgaaaatggGTGCATGTTAATTATTAGGTTATATAAATATATCTCAATCTAGAGGATTGGATTTACATTCTACTAATAAGTACCAAATAGTGTCGGTCCTGAGATTGCAGGGCTAGGACAAAAACTAAAAATAGGGACCTCTTAGTAGTAGTAACAAAAACAACAAATCTATATATAAAATGTTACCAATAAAGACATTGGGCTTAAATCAAAtcaaatgttcacatctatcaAACAATAATATTAATCTCATCCAATAATTTGTTCTGCGTGTTTTCTCTACTTACTTTTCTCAGTACTTCTGGATGCATATATTGTAGTTTTACAAAAGAAATATTTCATGGATTACAAAATTAAAGAAACTTTTCTCAGTACTTCTGGAATCGATGCCTTACTTCGAATTTGAATGTCCTTCCCAGGATTCAAAAATTGCAAGTATGCCTATATATAATAGGTAGCGCAATGTGCAACTAACATGCTCAGCTTCCCTGGTCTCGTTCCTCATGTCCCACCACAGCCACCAAAACGCAGCAATCAGCTGTGTTTTTCAAATGGTAATTGCCACAAGCATGACATCACCTCGTTGGCCATGGCACATTACATCTACTAGAGTAGTCCACCTTATATTACCTCCAACTCAAGTCTCCAACATTGTCTATTTGTGTTCAACTCCTTGCATTGAGAAATTGATCCTGCTTGTGGGAGCACTACTAGATTCCAGATATAGACCCTTCAACCTTTCATCCTTGTTTGCATCGACGGATAATATGCCGATTTCACTGAAAAGATACCTTTGTGATCATAGTGGCATGCTGGGAAATATTTAAAACCCTCCCTAAGCACAATATCAAGCGAACCGTCGGCGGTCAAGCACGAGAGCCTGAGCTTGGGGAGCGCCAGCacgggcagcggcggtggcaggcgCGTGGTGGCCAATGGTGCGGCGCCAGTGGCCCGCTCACCGGCACGGTCAGCGTGGCAGGGCAGAAACCGGGGCACAGCCCGACACCAAGGATGTCCAGCGGAACGCCCGCCCAccacgacgacgccggcgccggctcgcGCCCCGCGTTGGGCCTTGATCTGTTAAGGGGCCTTTCGTCGAACGCCTCGCGTGCGCGGACAACACCGGCGGGTAAGACGCCCGGCGGCAGACACCACCGGTGAGCACTGAAGCCGCGAAGCAGAGGAGACGGGACCCACCCGGAGTGCCGGCGCCGGAATCCATCGCCGACGTCAGGGACCTTCGCGTCGAGGTTTCTTGATCCGACGAGCCCATCCACCCAGGCCAAGCGAGCTGCCAAGCCTCCAACAAATGCTACCAAAACTCGAAACCGCAATCCTGTTCGATCGATGCGAGAAGTTTCTTCAACTTGGAGAAGAGAGCTGCGAGACTGGTTTTTTGTTAAGAACAGTACCGCCTTTATTCATATATTAGGGTAACCGGTACAAACTTCATCAGGAGGAGATAACAACCAAACATGACGTCCTATAGGTTCATAAATCGAACTCTTAACCAATCTATGAGCATCACCGTTCGAGTTCCTACTTTCATGGACGATTTCCGCCGTCGTGAAGCTTGCCATTCCTTCTTTGATCTCCTGGTAATATGGCCATACAGGCCCATCCCAGGACCTTGTATGCTCTTCAAAACATTTGCACAATCGGTGGCAATCCTGACCTTCCGCAACATGAGGTCGTTCGCGAGAGCTAAACCCTCTCTGCAGGCCATCGCTTCCGCTATTTCCGGTGATGAGATACCTTCCATAACGACCACGGACGCTCCCTGAAAGTTGCCTGCTTCATCCCTAGCGATTGCTGCCAGTGTCGCGATACAGGAGTTCTTTGACAGCGCAGCATCAACATTCACCTTCATCGTACCTTGAGGGGGCGGGATCCTGCGAGGAactttaggccttgtttactttccaagttgggagttgcaaaattggcattttgccataaatgcgacactgtagcgtttcgtttgtatttgtgaattattgtccaaatattgactaattaggctcaaaagattcgtctcgcaaagtacaacaaaattgtgcaattagtttttgatttcgtctacatttagtactccatgcatgtaccgtaagtttgatgtgatggagaatcttctttttgcatagtgtcaaagttgggagtttggagggaagtaaaccaGAGCTTAGCCTGTACACCTCCCTCCTTCTCTGCCTTCGGTGTAGCTAGATCCAAATCCGCGAGGAAACGCTCTACAAAGCTGTGAGTCGACAGCGGGCTTTGAAAGATGTTTTCGTGTATGGCTTTCCGTCTTGCATACCAGATTGACCACATCGTAACTACCAGCCGCACCAGTTCGTCACGCCGAAGGGCTTCCACTGCTTCATGCAGCCAACTGCGGGCGTCATCGTTTGGAGATTCACTGATGAACTCCACTAGCTCCTCGCCTTGTAATGCCCAAACGCATTTAGCCATGCATGTTGCATTCCAACAGAGAATGCCTCCATGAGTCTTGACAGCCACAGATGGAGCAGCTGCTATTCTGCGCCATATTCCTGTGCTGTTGAACATCTCCTGTTGGTATAGATTGCTTCGCAAGCCTCCAGAGGAAAACATGAACCTTGGACGGAACCTTGACATTCCACAAATCTGTCCACTCCTTTTGATCCGCCCTCATGTCTGATCTGCCAGCATTGTGCTCGATCCAGTCCGTCCTTCTTTCCCGGTTACTAACTAGCATCCGGTATGCCGATCTGACCGAGAACACCCTAGTTTTTTCATAGTGCCATGCCCAAAAATCCTGCTGTCTCCGCGTAGTTAGGGGTATACTCATTATCTCTGTTCCCAGTCCATAGGTATGAAATGTAATTTCAGAGCCTGAATGTCCCATATTTTCAGTATTGGGTCGATCAGTTCACTAACCTTTTCCGGCGGCGAGTTGCTGATACATCTAACCGGCCTCATCAGACCGTCTCTCGGCACCCCAGTTCATACGCCACACCTCTGTGTCTTCTCCTGTTCCGATCCTACGGATTAGACCTTGCTCAAGAACATCTTTACCATCCATGATTGCTCTCCAGATTCTTGATGGTGAAGTACCATGTTCCGCATTCAAGAAATCCGCATCAGGAAAGTAAACTGCTTTGAGGACCCGTGCCCTGAGAGATGTCGGTTCCTGAAGCTAGGATTCGCCAGGCCTGCCGAGCAAGCAAGGCGAGATTAAAAAGCTCGATGTTTCTGAAGCCCAAACCTCCCATGTATTTTGGTTTTGTCATATCTTCCCATGCTACCCAACATGTTCTCCTTTTTGCCCTCCTTGCTCCCCCACCAGAAGCCTCGGAGTAAACCATCAATGTGATGGCATAAGCCTCGCGGCAGCCTGAAACAAGACATAGAGTAAGTGTGTGTTTGGCATTCCTCTGGTGTTGAACTCTAGAAACTCCAACTAAttttccagccaaacacctTAGCTCATAACCTCCATgaagctgccaactccatgaagCTGTAGTACAAATagagatggagttttggagcacctcttttgcagctTCAAAACCACCCAATatgaaccttctcgtggagttggtgggtaattacccactaATCCCACTGGTTACATAAAAAAATAGTTCATTTCTTTTCTCCCGagcccccaccccaccccatgCCATGACTCCCTCCCGCGTGCCTGtcttcctcccccgccgccgatTGCTGTCTTCCTCTCTCGCGCAC
This genomic window from Setaria viridis chromosome 8, Setaria_viridis_v4.0, whole genome shotgun sequence contains:
- the LOC117866917 gene encoding uncharacterized protein, translated to MDSGAGTAVGEMFDEMPQEKRARIDAGGEDPPESSWAGLHADALGVVLRFLPCLADRARVRAVCRQWRDAARGRGVAPPLPLLVLPRFRFASLTPGGVLSAARRAWMPPGLDAGNACCVGSSDAWVVGAGQAGGECFIVNAFSHEVRRLPHLGTYDCSLRKVALSASPESAPDWIAVAFMIRWSRPELALWRPGMRSWRVCHHALFAGHIDIAFYQGKLYMLWKFTPCLFAFELGDDEHGVTISRMKDCFIEKLLPTTLGSTHELSCNMVEWHGRLLLIIRYYGGYQARHRVKVKVFVMDLSTNPSVLTEIHSFGSDCIFIGSGGCKSFPAGQHGGVEGDLIYFGPDHYNPHDAFVYSMRDGRTGPIFKPLPCVTHASERNLGFPVWLFPKE